One window from the genome of Streptomyces sp. NBC_00597 encodes:
- a CDS encoding NUDIX hydrolase gives MTVWIPREEWIKTLPQTIVASCVLMLDRDDRVLLLRYGPGQPASGQWWLPGGMLDHGEDPWAAARREMREETGAELDDVPRLIGIDHRADVENTGPVIDYFFHGGIHTGERPVRLSAEHDRHAFKHLDDLRDTPLAAHLQTLTALHAAARSGTAVYLREGRPS, from the coding sequence ATGACCGTGTGGATTCCCCGAGAGGAGTGGATCAAGACGCTCCCGCAGACGATCGTGGCGTCCTGCGTGTTGATGCTGGACCGTGACGACCGCGTCCTGCTGCTCCGGTACGGCCCCGGCCAGCCCGCCTCCGGACAGTGGTGGCTCCCGGGCGGAATGCTCGACCACGGCGAGGACCCGTGGGCGGCGGCGCGGCGGGAGATGCGCGAGGAGACGGGGGCCGAACTGGACGACGTACCGCGGCTGATCGGCATCGACCACCGCGCCGACGTCGAGAACACCGGCCCCGTGATCGACTACTTCTTCCACGGCGGCATCCACACCGGCGAACGCCCCGTCCGGCTGAGCGCCGAGCACGACCGCCACGCCTTCAAGCACCTGGACGACCTGCGGGACACCCCGCTCGCCGCCCACCTCCAGACCCTGACCGCCCTGCACGCGGCCGCCCGGTCCGGCACCGCGGTCTACCTCCGCGAGGGACGCCCCTCATGA
- a CDS encoding MazG-like family protein: MEKNAWAVTGELAAFLDEATAHVPAEQRRVLQVLKIGEEFGEAAQAVIGATGTNPRKGRSHSWQDVESEVCDVLVTAMVALHRLGVEDPAALFTAHLEKTAARTLAATTPAREA, from the coding sequence GTGGAGAAGAACGCCTGGGCGGTGACCGGGGAGCTCGCCGCCTTCCTCGACGAGGCCACCGCCCATGTGCCCGCCGAGCAGCGCCGGGTGCTGCAAGTGCTCAAGATCGGGGAGGAGTTCGGCGAGGCCGCCCAGGCCGTCATCGGCGCCACCGGCACCAATCCCCGCAAGGGCCGTTCCCACTCGTGGCAGGACGTGGAGTCGGAGGTGTGCGACGTACTGGTCACGGCGATGGTCGCGCTGCACCGGCTCGGCGTCGAGGACCCGGCCGCGCTGTTCACCGCGCACCTGGAGAAGACCGCCGCCCGGACCCTGGCCGCCACCACCCCCGCCCGGGAGGCATGA
- a CDS encoding TetR/AcrR family transcriptional regulator — translation MVRAGLTAERVTAAGAELADEVGFDRVTMSQVARRLGVKDASLYSHVRNLEDLRGRIALLAADEKTIRIAEATAGLAGKDALVAFANAWREYAHRHPGRYTATQTPIDIDPVLAARAPGPRRAVELTYGMLRGYGLAEPDLTDAVRLLRSTFHGFVALEAAGGFAHQRSPQSSWLRALDALHTLLEHWPPYEEGDPA, via the coding sequence ATGGTGCGGGCAGGGCTGACGGCGGAGCGCGTGACGGCCGCGGGCGCCGAACTGGCGGACGAGGTCGGATTCGACCGCGTGACCATGTCTCAGGTGGCGCGGCGGCTCGGCGTGAAGGACGCGAGCCTCTACTCGCACGTGCGCAACCTGGAGGACCTGCGCGGACGGATCGCGCTGCTGGCGGCGGACGAGAAGACCATCCGCATCGCGGAGGCCACCGCCGGGCTGGCGGGCAAGGACGCGCTGGTCGCGTTCGCCAACGCCTGGCGGGAGTACGCCCACCGGCACCCGGGCCGCTACACGGCGACCCAGACCCCGATCGACATCGACCCCGTACTGGCCGCACGGGCGCCCGGACCGCGGCGCGCGGTCGAGCTGACGTACGGCATGCTGCGCGGCTACGGACTGGCCGAGCCCGATCTGACCGATGCGGTCAGGTTGTTGCGCAGCACGTTCCACGGGTTCGTCGCCCTGGAGGCCGCGGGCGGGTTCGCGCACCAGCGTTCGCCGCAGAGCTCCTGGCTCCGCGCCCTCGACGCCCTGCACACCCTCCTGGAGCACTGGCCCCCGTACGAAGAAGGAGACCCCGCATGA
- a CDS encoding alpha/beta hydrolase, with protein MTAPTPTLGSLRVNGATLHYEVRGQGPLLLLVPGGSGGAASFDGIADDLAAAGYTVAAYDPRGMSRSTLDDPEAEQSVAEHADDALRILDLLSPAEPARVFGASSGAIAALHLLATRPERVRRLVAHEPPLVEVLPEAPAHRAFLARVQETFRTGGLMPAMAEFAAGLKAEDGDTPSTPRPTPQADLKLPPGAAARAERTMANLPYFLGRIVPAFMGHAPDVHRLATVLDRLVLAGGEDSRGELPYRPAALLAERLGTDLVHFPGGHTGVTTHPAEFTALLRRTFDA; from the coding sequence ATGACCGCCCCGACCCCGACCCTCGGCAGCCTGCGCGTGAACGGCGCGACCCTGCACTACGAAGTACGCGGCCAGGGCCCGCTCCTGCTGCTCGTCCCCGGCGGATCGGGTGGCGCGGCCTCCTTCGACGGCATCGCCGACGACCTGGCCGCCGCCGGATACACCGTCGCCGCCTACGACCCGCGCGGCATGTCCCGCAGCACGCTCGACGACCCCGAGGCCGAGCAGAGCGTGGCCGAGCACGCCGACGACGCGCTGCGGATCCTGGACCTGCTCTCGCCGGCGGAGCCCGCGCGGGTGTTCGGCGCCAGCTCGGGCGCGATCGCCGCGCTACACCTGCTCGCCACCCGTCCCGAGCGCGTACGGCGCCTGGTGGCGCACGAACCGCCGCTGGTGGAGGTCCTGCCGGAAGCCCCCGCACACCGTGCGTTCCTCGCGCGCGTGCAGGAGACGTTCCGCACCGGGGGACTGATGCCGGCGATGGCCGAGTTCGCGGCCGGCCTGAAGGCGGAAGACGGCGACACGCCGTCGACGCCGCGGCCCACCCCGCAGGCCGATCTCAAGCTGCCGCCCGGGGCGGCGGCCCGGGCCGAGCGGACGATGGCGAACCTGCCGTACTTCCTGGGACGCATCGTGCCCGCCTTCATGGGCCACGCCCCGGACGTCCACCGCCTGGCGACGGTGTTGGACCGGCTCGTACTCGCCGGCGGCGAGGACTCCCGCGGCGAACTTCCGTACCGCCCGGCCGCGCTCCTGGCCGAGCGCCTCGGTACGGACCTCGTGCACTTCCCCGGCGGCCACACGGGCGTGACCACGCACCCCGCCGAGTTCACCGCCCTGCTCCGCAGGACCTTCGACGCGTAA
- a CDS encoding serine/threonine-protein kinase gives MAQERREGSLVGGRYRLTHRLGHDVLGGTWVALDVLLQVEVDVREVRPPDGVLEGARGEWPVLAMRRARTVALLRDDPDIVAVLDVIAEDDALWLVTERMSGRSADEDLRMHGPMPAPRARQVAGALLRALARVHAAGIVHLNVTPSSVVLDDTGRVRLTGFHLWVLGPSDLAVGVPDYMSPEQLEGGAPGAESDLFSLGATLYDLTEGVGPFRRDTAQATVAAVRGEDPPPPRRNPALAPLISGLLHRDPSRRLTLSAAQLLLDPVGPDYARAPAAAYAAPATAPSASAAPPPPAAYAPTASPYRGRRSTIGTSAVPAGVVLLLAALVWLSSVTDISHEDVSAFLGAVVPWAVFALGLGFLGTQVSTAVQLARPPAHADAPGTGPLRWVAPPARWSREERTVRRAAAERAIDEELLGLDRLTATLSPGRDEDGGTDV, from the coding sequence ATGGCGCAGGAAAGGCGTGAGGGGTCGTTGGTCGGCGGTCGCTACCGGCTGACGCACCGGCTCGGGCATGACGTGCTGGGCGGTACGTGGGTGGCCCTCGACGTGCTCCTGCAGGTCGAGGTGGACGTCCGGGAGGTGCGGCCTCCGGACGGGGTGCTGGAGGGCGCGCGCGGGGAGTGGCCGGTGCTCGCGATGCGCAGGGCCCGTACGGTCGCGCTCCTGCGCGATGACCCGGACATCGTGGCCGTGCTCGATGTCATCGCAGAGGACGACGCCCTCTGGCTGGTCACCGAGCGCATGTCGGGCCGCTCCGCGGACGAAGACCTCAGGATGCACGGCCCGATGCCCGCTCCCCGAGCCCGACAGGTCGCGGGAGCCCTGCTCCGTGCGCTGGCCCGCGTACACGCGGCGGGGATCGTGCACCTCAACGTGACGCCTTCCAGTGTGGTGCTCGACGACACCGGTCGGGTGCGACTCACCGGTTTCCACCTGTGGGTGCTGGGCCCATCGGATCTGGCCGTCGGCGTTCCCGACTACATGTCTCCCGAGCAGTTGGAAGGCGGTGCGCCGGGTGCGGAGAGCGACCTGTTTTCGCTGGGGGCGACGCTCTACGACCTCACCGAAGGCGTCGGACCGTTCCGGCGGGACACCGCGCAGGCCACCGTCGCGGCGGTGAGGGGCGAAGACCCTCCCCCACCACGACGGAACCCCGCCCTCGCCCCGCTGATCAGCGGCCTGTTGCACCGGGACCCGTCCCGACGCTTGACGCTGTCCGCGGCGCAGCTCCTCCTCGACCCCGTTGGTCCCGACTACGCTCGCGCACCTGCGGCCGCCTACGCCGCCCCTGCCACCGCGCCAAGTGCGAGTGCCGCACCGCCGCCACCTGCCGCCTACGCGCCGACTGCGTCCCCGTACCGGGGCCGGCGGAGCACGATCGGCACCTCCGCTGTGCCGGCCGGGGTGGTGTTGCTGCTGGCGGCTCTGGTGTGGCTGTCGTCCGTCACGGACATCAGCCACGAGGACGTGTCGGCGTTCCTCGGGGCGGTGGTGCCATGGGCGGTCTTCGCGCTCGGGCTGGGTTTCCTCGGCACGCAGGTGAGCACCGCGGTACAGCTCGCAAGACCGCCGGCTCACGCAGATGCACCGGGGACGGGGCCCTTGCGGTGGGTGGCGCCGCCGGCCCGCTGGTCCCGGGAAGAACGGACGGTGCGTCGTGCGGCTGCCGAGAGAGCGATCGACGAGGAACTGCTGGGCCTGGACCGGCTGACGGCAACGCTCTCGCCGGGCAGGGACGAGGACGGGGGCACCGATGTCTGA
- a CDS encoding dihydrofolate reductase family protein, with product MSVIVIEFITLDGIVTDPDGSAGTPTGGWAFRHGPETVAGDKFRLGSLLDEGVMLLGRTTWQLFSRLWPGREDPFAARMNAVPKLIATRTLTDVSGWANSQVIDGDLVEAVRREQRDVIITGSLSVVHALMAEDLVDEYRLLTFPTVLGTGERLFPAGGPPAFLECTSSGRTGAAVLSQYRRATPR from the coding sequence GTGAGCGTCATCGTCATCGAATTCATCACCCTGGACGGGATCGTCACCGACCCGGACGGATCCGCGGGCACGCCGACCGGCGGCTGGGCGTTCCGCCACGGCCCCGAGACCGTCGCCGGAGACAAGTTCCGGCTCGGCAGCCTGTTGGACGAGGGGGTCATGCTGCTGGGGCGCACCACCTGGCAGCTGTTCTCGCGGCTCTGGCCGGGACGCGAAGACCCGTTCGCCGCGCGGATGAACGCCGTGCCGAAACTGATCGCCACCCGTACCCTGACGGACGTCTCGGGGTGGGCGAACTCGCAGGTCATCGACGGCGACCTCGTCGAGGCCGTCCGGCGTGAGCAGCGGGACGTCATCATCACCGGCAGTCTGAGCGTCGTGCACGCCCTGATGGCCGAAGACCTGGTCGACGAGTACCGGCTCCTGACCTTCCCCACCGTCCTCGGCACCGGAGAACGCCTCTTCCCGGCCGGCGGCCCGCCCGCGTTCCTGGAGTGCACGTCGTCCGGACGAACGGGCGCCGCCGTCCTCTCGCAGTACCGGAGGGCAACTCCACGCTGA
- a CDS encoding RNA polymerase subunit sigma-70, with the protein MDFEAHRRELTTYCYRMLGSFHEAEDLVQETMLRAWEARDRYDRRRASVRTWLYRIATNVCLTALEGRARRPLPSGLGAPSDDPGAPLTPALDIPWLQPFPDARFDTGVRADMRLALVAAMQVLPPRQRAVLVLREVLEFSAAEVAAQLGSTVPAVNSALQRARAALADVGDSGEVTEPDDPEARTVIDRYVRAFEAADVPGLVRLLTDDAVLEMPPVPLWYRGSRDYGLFMRRVFEMRGAGWGVRRLTANGQPALAAYAPEGDGVESRAGGGGGGGHRLHTLQVFTVTGGRIAHNVVFADPRVFEAFGLPRQISSDEFRRVR; encoded by the coding sequence GTGGACTTCGAGGCTCACCGGCGTGAGCTGACGACGTACTGCTACCGGATGCTGGGCTCGTTCCACGAGGCCGAGGACCTGGTGCAGGAAACGATGCTGCGCGCGTGGGAGGCCCGCGACCGGTACGACCGTAGGCGCGCGTCCGTACGGACCTGGCTGTACCGGATCGCGACCAACGTGTGTCTGACCGCATTGGAAGGCCGTGCGCGGCGGCCGTTGCCGTCCGGGTTGGGTGCGCCGAGCGACGATCCCGGGGCTCCGCTCACGCCCGCGCTCGACATCCCCTGGCTGCAGCCCTTCCCCGACGCCCGGTTCGACACGGGGGTGCGGGCCGACATGCGGCTCGCGCTGGTGGCGGCGATGCAGGTTCTGCCGCCGCGGCAGCGGGCCGTGCTCGTCCTGCGCGAGGTACTGGAGTTCAGTGCCGCCGAGGTCGCCGCGCAGCTCGGGAGCACGGTCCCGGCCGTCAACAGCGCTCTGCAGCGGGCCCGCGCGGCCCTCGCGGACGTGGGCGACTCGGGGGAGGTCACCGAGCCCGATGACCCCGAGGCACGCACCGTGATCGACCGGTACGTGCGTGCGTTCGAGGCCGCCGACGTCCCCGGGCTCGTGCGGCTCCTCACCGATGACGCGGTGCTGGAGATGCCGCCGGTGCCGCTGTGGTACCGGGGCAGCCGCGACTACGGCCTGTTCATGCGCCGCGTGTTCGAGATGCGCGGGGCCGGGTGGGGCGTGCGGCGCCTCACCGCCAACGGGCAGCCCGCGCTCGCCGCGTACGCGCCGGAAGGCGACGGCGTCGAGAGCCGGGCGGGTGGCGGGGGCGGGGGCGGTCACCGGCTGCACACGCTCCAAGTCTTCACGGTCACCGGCGGCCGGATCGCCCACAACGTCGTGTTCGCCGATCCCCGCGTGTTCGAGGCGTTCGGCCTGCCCCGGCAGATTTCTTCGGACGAGTTCCGCCGGGTGCGATGA
- a CDS encoding MFS transporter — MSRPHRPSPEGTPAPRKHFVVAAMGCAGGMVMLDQTVVAVALDSMARELGLTTFVLHGVVLLRQAMNLPLLATGTSLLPLVTALTAGTFTSGYLLDRSGSIRVPVVLGLATATLGVTAWTVALEPRAYVWQVPGMILAGIGMGMPIPALSAELMRAVPEDERPDASVLRQTLRQLGGAVGLATAGAFVLAANSDAADAAGIVTATAAPAAFVVASCFLAAALLLAVTVLPRKTRTDGPGRPSGA; from the coding sequence GTGTCGCGTCCGCACCGCCCTTCCCCCGAAGGCACCCCCGCGCCCCGCAAGCACTTCGTCGTCGCCGCCATGGGGTGCGCCGGGGGGATGGTCATGCTGGACCAGACCGTCGTCGCGGTCGCCCTCGACTCGATGGCGCGCGAGCTGGGGCTGACCACCTTCGTCCTCCACGGCGTCGTGCTCCTGCGCCAGGCAATGAACCTGCCGCTCCTGGCCACCGGCACCTCCCTGCTCCCACTGGTCACGGCCCTGACGGCGGGAACCTTCACCTCCGGCTACCTGCTGGACCGTTCCGGGTCCATCCGGGTACCCGTGGTGCTCGGCCTGGCGACCGCCACGCTCGGCGTGACGGCGTGGACGGTCGCCCTGGAGCCGCGCGCGTACGTGTGGCAGGTTCCCGGGATGATCCTCGCGGGCATCGGGATGGGCATGCCGATCCCCGCCCTGAGCGCCGAACTGATGCGTGCGGTCCCCGAGGACGAGAGGCCCGACGCCTCGGTCCTGCGGCAGACGCTCCGCCAGCTGGGCGGCGCCGTCGGACTGGCCACGGCAGGCGCCTTCGTACTGGCCGCCAACAGCGACGCGGCAGACGCGGCCGGCATCGTCACCGCGACCGCCGCCCCTGCGGCCTTCGTGGTGGCGAGCTGCTTCTTGGCGGCCGCACTGCTGCTCGCCGTCACCGTGCTGCCGCGCAAAACCCGCACGGACGGACCGGGCCGGCCCAGCGGTGCGTGA
- a CDS encoding AraC family transcriptional regulator, with product MLERLNQAMEHIERHLDQAIDVEELARIAATSEYHLRRMFSTLAGIPLSEYVRRRRLTLAGAEVLAGRETLLDIAVRHGYGSGEAFARAFRAMHGIGPGEARRTGAELSSQSRMAFRLTIEGSSDMRYRVVDKADFAVVGLKARVPLVHAGPNRAIVDFVRGIAPQSLERLEELSDQEPHGIVAVCDDLDPSRAEGTELDYYHGVITSMAAPEGTTALGVPAGTWAVFTTSGPAPQAIQELWRDVFTQWFPSNPYRSRPGPEILRIRPSPDETGVDAELWLPVEPEQG from the coding sequence ATGCTGGAGCGGCTGAACCAGGCCATGGAGCACATCGAGCGCCATCTCGACCAGGCCATCGACGTGGAGGAACTGGCACGGATCGCAGCCACCTCGGAGTACCACCTGCGCCGGATGTTCTCCACGCTCGCGGGCATACCGCTGTCGGAGTACGTCCGGCGCCGCCGGCTCACCCTCGCGGGCGCCGAAGTGCTCGCCGGGCGCGAAACGCTGCTGGACATCGCGGTGCGCCACGGCTACGGCTCCGGCGAGGCGTTCGCGCGGGCGTTCCGCGCCATGCACGGCATCGGACCGGGCGAGGCCCGCCGTACCGGCGCCGAGCTCAGCTCCCAATCCCGGATGGCCTTCCGTCTCACCATCGAAGGGAGTAGCGACATGCGTTATCGCGTCGTGGACAAGGCGGACTTCGCCGTGGTCGGGCTCAAGGCCCGGGTACCGCTGGTACACGCGGGACCGAACCGAGCGATCGTGGACTTCGTCCGCGGGATCGCCCCCCAGAGCCTGGAGCGCCTGGAGGAACTGTCGGACCAGGAGCCGCACGGCATCGTCGCGGTCTGCGACGACCTGGACCCCAGCCGCGCCGAGGGCACCGAACTCGACTACTACCACGGTGTGATCACCTCCATGGCCGCGCCCGAGGGCACGACCGCGCTGGGCGTCCCGGCCGGCACCTGGGCGGTGTTCACCACCTCCGGGCCGGCGCCGCAGGCCATCCAGGAGCTGTGGCGGGACGTGTTCACGCAGTGGTTCCCGTCGAACCCGTACCGCAGCCGACCCGGCCCCGAGATCCTGCGGATCCGCCCGTCGCCGGACGAGACCGGGGTCGACGCCGAACTGTGGCTCCCGGTGGAGCCCGAGCAGGGCTGA
- a CDS encoding MerR family transcriptional regulator, translated as MNAAMSGVTIGQAAAFVGVTVKTVRHYHKLGVVEEPRRDGSGYRRYGSADLLRLVQVRTLAGAGVPLAEIGPLLDADADAEHFAAVLADVERQLTERIADLITRRDTLHRLADGDRALLPDRAVALLERMSALGFGPDYVAAQREALVLASAMVPQGFDDFLTQLEHRLDDPEYVDLTQRGREAESWEPDDPRIDELATAMADHCLAHPELLGDPANLRAWTKASAQYRLINNHRGDRAPVAARLTALTETKLRSAGVPIPLPRQ; from the coding sequence ATGAACGCAGCGATGAGCGGAGTCACGATCGGGCAGGCGGCGGCCTTCGTCGGCGTCACGGTGAAGACGGTGCGGCACTACCACAAGCTCGGCGTGGTCGAGGAGCCTCGACGCGACGGCTCCGGCTACCGGCGGTACGGATCAGCCGACCTGCTGCGGCTGGTGCAGGTCCGGACGCTGGCCGGCGCAGGGGTGCCGCTGGCCGAGATCGGGCCCCTGCTCGACGCCGACGCCGACGCCGAGCACTTCGCCGCCGTCCTCGCCGACGTCGAGCGGCAGCTCACCGAACGGATCGCGGACCTGATCACGCGCCGCGACACGTTGCACCGGCTCGCCGACGGCGACCGGGCCCTGCTGCCCGACCGCGCGGTGGCACTGCTGGAACGGATGTCCGCCCTCGGTTTCGGCCCCGACTACGTGGCCGCGCAGCGCGAGGCCCTGGTGCTGGCCTCGGCGATGGTGCCGCAGGGCTTCGACGACTTCCTGACCCAGCTCGAACACCGTCTCGACGACCCCGAGTACGTCGACCTGACCCAACGCGGCCGGGAGGCCGAGTCCTGGGAACCGGACGACCCGAGGATCGACGAACTCGCGACCGCCATGGCCGACCACTGTCTCGCCCACCCCGAGCTGCTGGGCGATCCCGCCAACCTGCGGGCCTGGACCAAGGCTTCCGCGCAGTACAGGCTGATCAACAACCACCGCGGGGACCGGGCACCGGTCGCAGCCCGGCTGACCGCGCTCACCGAGACCAAACTCCGCTCGGCGGGCGTACCCATCCCCCTCCCCCGCCAATGA
- the hemC gene encoding hydroxymethylbilane synthase — MTRPDEIRIVSRSSPMALAQVERVRSELAQHHPGIRTTVVPVTTSGDRWQGALSALGGKGAFTKEVDAALLAGEADVAVHCVKDIPGDRPLPEGTVFAAHLKRDDVRDAVVQPDGLTLDELPAGSRIGTSSVRRVAQLAQSHPHLDCIPMRGNANNRLAKLDAGEADALLLAVSGLERIGRADRITQILSVEQMFPPIGAGVLALQVRKDDRAVIDTLAPLGDLDAWRETTAERMLLHVLQGHCNSPIAGYARATADGRLSLWGRVFSPDGKQVVDAHEWAGPLDPATLGMSVGVALLRQGARDIIDSIPH; from the coding sequence ATGACCCGACCCGACGAAATCCGCATCGTCTCCCGTTCCTCACCCATGGCCCTGGCCCAGGTGGAGCGGGTACGGAGCGAGCTGGCCCAGCACCACCCCGGCATCCGTACGACCGTCGTGCCCGTCACGACCTCCGGCGACCGGTGGCAAGGCGCCCTCTCCGCCCTCGGCGGGAAGGGCGCCTTCACCAAGGAGGTCGACGCCGCGCTCCTCGCCGGGGAAGCCGACGTCGCGGTGCACTGCGTCAAGGACATCCCCGGCGACCGGCCCCTCCCCGAAGGAACCGTCTTCGCCGCCCACCTCAAACGCGATGACGTGCGCGACGCGGTGGTCCAGCCGGACGGCCTCACCCTCGACGAGCTCCCGGCCGGCTCGCGGATCGGCACCTCCTCCGTGCGCCGCGTCGCCCAGCTCGCGCAGTCCCACCCGCACCTGGACTGCATCCCCATGCGCGGCAACGCCAACAACCGCCTGGCCAAGCTCGACGCCGGGGAAGCCGACGCCCTGCTCCTGGCCGTGTCGGGCCTGGAACGCATCGGCCGCGCCGACCGGATCACCCAGATCCTGAGCGTGGAACAGATGTTCCCGCCCATCGGCGCCGGGGTCCTCGCCCTCCAGGTCCGCAAGGACGACCGGGCCGTCATCGATACGCTGGCCCCGCTCGGCGACCTCGACGCCTGGAGGGAGACCACCGCCGAGCGCATGCTGCTGCACGTCCTGCAAGGCCACTGCAACAGCCCGATCGCCGGATACGCCCGTGCCACCGCCGACGGCCGCCTCTCCCTGTGGGGCCGGGTGTTCAGCCCCGACGGCAAGCAGGTGGTCGACGCCCACGAATGGGCGGGCCCCCTGGACCCGGCGACCCTCGGCATGTCCGTCGGCGTCGCCTTGCTGCGCCAAGGCGCCCGGGACATCATCGACTCCATCCCGCACTGA
- a CDS encoding response regulator transcription factor, with amino-acid sequence MTEPTLPPTPTPTPTRIRVLIADDQPLVRRGLSLILSPDPAFEVIGEAENGAQAVNLARQLRPDVVVMDIRMPVLDGVGATAELAATLPGCRVLALSTFDLDEYVVGALRAGASGFLPKDSSPEDLGAAIRTVHAGEAAVAPRLLTRLISTYVRAPHAPRPTPTGTGELTPREVEVWRLMATGLDNTGISRALDLSLSTVKNHITSVFGKLAVRDRAQAVIAAYESGLVTAGGGGTRDEG; translated from the coding sequence ATGACCGAGCCGACGCTACCGCCGACGCCGACGCCGACGCCGACGAGGATCAGGGTCCTGATCGCGGACGACCAGCCGCTGGTCCGGCGCGGACTGTCGTTGATCCTCTCCCCCGACCCGGCCTTCGAGGTGATCGGCGAGGCCGAGAACGGCGCGCAGGCCGTCAACCTCGCCCGCCAGCTGCGCCCCGACGTCGTGGTGATGGACATCCGGATGCCCGTCCTCGACGGGGTCGGCGCGACCGCGGAGCTCGCCGCCACCCTTCCCGGCTGCCGGGTCCTGGCCCTCAGTACGTTCGACCTGGACGAGTACGTCGTGGGCGCCCTGCGCGCCGGAGCTTCCGGGTTCCTGCCCAAGGACAGCTCCCCGGAGGACCTGGGCGCGGCGATCCGCACGGTCCACGCCGGCGAGGCCGCCGTCGCGCCGCGCCTGCTCACGCGGCTGATCTCCACGTACGTACGGGCCCCGCACGCTCCGCGGCCGACCCCGACCGGGACGGGCGAACTCACGCCCCGCGAGGTCGAGGTGTGGCGCCTGATGGCCACCGGGCTGGACAACACCGGGATCTCCCGCGCCCTGGACCTCAGCCTGTCCACGGTCAAGAACCACATCACCAGCGTCTTCGGCAAGCTCGCCGTCCGCGACCGCGCCCAGGCGGTCATCGCGGCGTACGAATCGGGCCTGGTCACAGCGGGCGGGGGCGGGACGAGGGACGAAGGCTGA
- a CDS encoding sensor histidine kinase yields MPRSRDRGPGEAAKPREDRERERERERERELSYTDVGSDTAEPPWTRNDALVTGGACTMNLLSYVFFNDPSGQHAVNVAGFLLVALAALPLLARRSHPVSALAAVLALDATAALTVPLSTHFGAVLIVALYSVARARPGRVTAVAAVATVALTLLSQSHGRIPPWQDVVSAPASTLIVVGTALAVNRWQREVEANRRLLADRAVADERRRIARELHDIVAHHITTMQLMAGGARANIGDPEVVRDALITLESSGRLALREMRQLLDVLRAGDEPEAELSQPQPGADDLDRLVAESRLSGLPTEFSVHGEPRPLPPTVGLTVFRIAQEALTNARKYAGPARTSVRLTYRQDRITVEVRDDGAGAALQEAAPPAGSGGYGLLGMRERVALHGGTLTAGPQADGGFAVVADLPLSTEETAEAAVQHEGAHR; encoded by the coding sequence ATGCCCAGGAGCCGAGACCGCGGGCCCGGCGAGGCCGCGAAGCCCCGGGAAGACCGGGAGCGGGAGCGGGAGCGGGAGCGGGAGCGGGAGCTGTCGTACACCGACGTCGGCAGCGACACCGCCGAGCCGCCGTGGACCCGTAACGACGCGCTCGTCACCGGCGGGGCCTGCACCATGAACCTGCTCAGCTACGTGTTCTTCAACGATCCCAGCGGGCAGCACGCCGTGAACGTGGCCGGGTTCCTGCTCGTCGCGCTGGCGGCCCTGCCGCTGCTCGCCCGGCGCAGCCACCCCGTCTCGGCGCTCGCCGCCGTACTGGCGCTGGACGCGACGGCCGCCCTGACCGTGCCGCTGTCCACCCACTTCGGCGCCGTACTGATCGTCGCCCTGTACTCGGTCGCCCGGGCCCGCCCAGGCCGGGTCACCGCCGTCGCGGCCGTCGCCACCGTCGCGCTGACGCTGCTGAGCCAGAGCCACGGCCGGATCCCGCCCTGGCAGGACGTCGTGTCCGCGCCCGCCTCCACCCTGATCGTCGTCGGCACCGCCCTGGCGGTCAACCGCTGGCAGCGGGAGGTGGAGGCCAACCGGCGACTCCTCGCCGACCGCGCCGTGGCCGATGAACGCCGCCGCATCGCACGGGAGTTGCACGACATCGTGGCGCACCACATCACCACCATGCAGCTGATGGCCGGCGGCGCCCGCGCCAACATCGGCGATCCGGAAGTGGTCCGGGACGCCCTGATCACCCTGGAGTCGTCCGGGCGGCTGGCACTGCGCGAGATGCGCCAGCTGCTCGACGTACTGCGGGCCGGCGACGAACCGGAGGCCGAGCTTTCGCAGCCGCAGCCCGGCGCTGACGACCTCGACCGTCTGGTCGCCGAGTCGCGGCTCTCCGGACTGCCCACCGAGTTCAGCGTCCACGGGGAGCCGCGCCCGCTGCCGCCGACCGTCGGCCTCACGGTGTTCCGGATCGCCCAGGAGGCCCTGACCAACGCCCGCAAGTACGCGGGGCCCGCGCGGACGTCCGTACGGCTGACGTACCGGCAGGACCGGATCACCGTGGAGGTGCGGGACGACGGCGCGGGCGCGGCGCTCCAGGAGGCGGCTCCCCCGGCAGGATCGGGCGGATACGGCCTGCTCGGCATGCGCGAGCGCGTCGCCCTGCACGGCGGCACCCTCACCGCGGGCCCGCAGGCCGACGGCGGCTTCGCGGTGGTCGCCGACCTGCCGCTCAGTACGGAGGAGACGGCCGAGGCGGCCGTCCAGCACGAGGGGGCCCACCGATGA